In the Sebastes fasciatus isolate fSebFas1 chromosome 20, fSebFas1.pri, whole genome shotgun sequence genome, one interval contains:
- the pvalb9 gene encoding parvalbumin 9, protein MSLTSILSAEAIENAVKDCQAPESFCYKKFFKLCGLSSKTPQEVKDVFQILDEDNSGFIEESELKFFLQRFVPGARTLTEAETKSFISAADDDSDGRIGVEEFQTMVQH, encoded by the exons ATGTCGCTCACCTCCATTCTTTCAGCTGAGGCCATTGAAAATGCTGTCAAGGACTGTCAAG CTCCGGAGTCATTCTGCTACAAGAAGTTCTTCAAGCTGTGCGGCCTGTCCTCAAAGACGCCCCAGGAAGTCAAAGACGTCTTCCAGATCCTCGATGAGGACAACAGCGGCTTCATCGAGGAGTCTGAGCTCAA gttctTCCTGCAGCGGTTCGTCCCCGGGGCGCGGACCCTGACCGAGGCAGAAACTAAAAGCTTCATCTCAGCAGCCGATGATGACAGCGATGGCAGAATTGGAGTAGAGG AATTCCAGACTATGGTCCAGCACTGA
- the ccz1 gene encoding vacuolar fusion protein CCZ1 homolog isoform X1, producing the protein MLMISPRMASGMQEKQFTPSLLNFFVYNPTFGPREGEEEKKILFYHPSDVEKNEKIRNVGLCEAIVQFTRTFCPTKPAKSLHTQKNRQFFFEPEDNFWIVMVVRNPMIEKPNKDGKPPTVEYQEEEILDTVYGAVVRECYSMYKLFNGTFGRAMEAGGVELLIQKLEKFFYRYLQTLHLQSCDLLDVFGGISFFPLDKMTYLKIQSFVNRVEESLSLIKYTAFLYNDQLIWSGLEQDDMRILYKYLTTSLFPRHSEPELAGRDSPLRPEVAGNLLHYGRFLTGPTNLKDPEAKFRFPKIFVSTEDGYEELHLIVYKAMSAAACFMISASVELTRDFCEQLDGLVGPQLTLLASDICEQFTVNRRISGPEKEPQFKFIYFNHMNLAEKSTIHMRKTASVCLTSVHPDLMKILGDINCDFARVDEDEEIIVKAMTDYWVVGKKSDQRELYVILNQKNANLIEVNEEVKRLCATQFNNIFFLD; encoded by the exons ATGCTGATGATTAG TCCCAGAATGGCTTCAGGAATGCAAGAGAAACAATTCACGCCATCTCTGCTCAATTTTTTCGTTTACAACCCCACGTTTGGACCACGGGAAGGAGAG gaaGAAAAGAAGATCTTGTTTTACCACCCAAGTGACGTGGAGAAGAAcgagaagatcagaaatgtggGCCTTTGTGAGGCCATTGTACAGTTCACCAG AACGTTTTGTCCAACAAAACCAGCTAAATCCCTGCACACACAGAAGAACCGGCAGTTTTTCTTCGAGCCCGAAGACAATTTCTGGATAGTCATG GTGGTTCGAAACCCAATGATCGAGAAACCAAACAAAGACGGTAAACCTCCCACAGTAGAATATCAGGAAGAGGAAATACTT GACACTGTTTATGGTGCAGTAGTAAGAGAATGCTACAGTATGTACAAG CTCTTCAACGGTACGTTTGGCAGAGCAATGGAAGCCGGCGGAGTGGAGCTGCTCATTCAGAAGCTTGAAAAGTTCTTCTACAGG TATCTGCAGACTCTCCACTTGCAGTCCTGCGACTTGCTGGATGTATTCGGAGGCATCAGCTTCTTCCCGCTGGACAAGATGACCTACCTGAAGATCCAGTCCTTCGTCAACAGGGTGGAGGAGAGCCTCAGTCTGATCAAATACACAGCCTTCCTGTACAACGACCAACTTATCTG GAGCGGACTGGAACAAGATGACATGAGGATCCTGTACAAGTACCTGACGACCTCGCTGTTCCCCAGACACTCTGAAccagag CTGGCTGGCAGGGACTCTCCTCTGAGGCCGGAGGTCGCAGGGAATCTGTTGCACTATGGGAG GTTTTTGACAGGACCTACCAATCTTAAAGATCCAGAGGCCAAATTCCGATTTCCTAAAATATTCGTCAGCACAGAGGACGGCTATGAGGAACTGCACTTGATTGTTTATAAG GCGATGAGCGCTGCAGCTTGTTTCATGATCAGTG CCTCTGTGGAGCTGACGAGGGACTTCTGTGAACAGCTGGACGGCTTGGTGGGCCCTCAGCTCACTTTGCTGGCATCTGACATATGTGAACAGTTCACAGTTAACCGCAGGATATCAGG GCCAGAGAAGGAGCCTCAGTTTAAGTTCATCTACTTCAACCACATGAACCTGGCGGAGAAGAGCACCATCCACATGAGGAAGACTGCCAGTGTTTGCCTCACCTCGGTCCACCCTGACCTCATGAAGATCCTGGGAGACATCAACTGTGACTTCGCCAG GGTCGATGAGGATGAGGAAATCATCGTAAAGGCTATGACAGACTACTGGGTAGTCGGCAAGAAGTCAGACCAGAGAGAACTGTATGTGATCCTGAATCAGAAGAACGCCAACCTGATCGAAGTAAACG AGGAGGTTAAGAGGCTTTGTGCAACGCAGTTCAACAACATTTTCTTCTTGGACTGA
- the ccz1 gene encoding vacuolar fusion protein CCZ1 homolog isoform X2 → MASGMQEKQFTPSLLNFFVYNPTFGPREGEEEKKILFYHPSDVEKNEKIRNVGLCEAIVQFTRTFCPTKPAKSLHTQKNRQFFFEPEDNFWIVMVVRNPMIEKPNKDGKPPTVEYQEEEILDTVYGAVVRECYSMYKLFNGTFGRAMEAGGVELLIQKLEKFFYRYLQTLHLQSCDLLDVFGGISFFPLDKMTYLKIQSFVNRVEESLSLIKYTAFLYNDQLIWSGLEQDDMRILYKYLTTSLFPRHSEPELAGRDSPLRPEVAGNLLHYGRFLTGPTNLKDPEAKFRFPKIFVSTEDGYEELHLIVYKAMSAAACFMISASVELTRDFCEQLDGLVGPQLTLLASDICEQFTVNRRISGPEKEPQFKFIYFNHMNLAEKSTIHMRKTASVCLTSVHPDLMKILGDINCDFARVDEDEEIIVKAMTDYWVVGKKSDQRELYVILNQKNANLIEVNEEVKRLCATQFNNIFFLD, encoded by the exons ATGGCTTCAGGAATGCAAGAGAAACAATTCACGCCATCTCTGCTCAATTTTTTCGTTTACAACCCCACGTTTGGACCACGGGAAGGAGAG gaaGAAAAGAAGATCTTGTTTTACCACCCAAGTGACGTGGAGAAGAAcgagaagatcagaaatgtggGCCTTTGTGAGGCCATTGTACAGTTCACCAG AACGTTTTGTCCAACAAAACCAGCTAAATCCCTGCACACACAGAAGAACCGGCAGTTTTTCTTCGAGCCCGAAGACAATTTCTGGATAGTCATG GTGGTTCGAAACCCAATGATCGAGAAACCAAACAAAGACGGTAAACCTCCCACAGTAGAATATCAGGAAGAGGAAATACTT GACACTGTTTATGGTGCAGTAGTAAGAGAATGCTACAGTATGTACAAG CTCTTCAACGGTACGTTTGGCAGAGCAATGGAAGCCGGCGGAGTGGAGCTGCTCATTCAGAAGCTTGAAAAGTTCTTCTACAGG TATCTGCAGACTCTCCACTTGCAGTCCTGCGACTTGCTGGATGTATTCGGAGGCATCAGCTTCTTCCCGCTGGACAAGATGACCTACCTGAAGATCCAGTCCTTCGTCAACAGGGTGGAGGAGAGCCTCAGTCTGATCAAATACACAGCCTTCCTGTACAACGACCAACTTATCTG GAGCGGACTGGAACAAGATGACATGAGGATCCTGTACAAGTACCTGACGACCTCGCTGTTCCCCAGACACTCTGAAccagag CTGGCTGGCAGGGACTCTCCTCTGAGGCCGGAGGTCGCAGGGAATCTGTTGCACTATGGGAG GTTTTTGACAGGACCTACCAATCTTAAAGATCCAGAGGCCAAATTCCGATTTCCTAAAATATTCGTCAGCACAGAGGACGGCTATGAGGAACTGCACTTGATTGTTTATAAG GCGATGAGCGCTGCAGCTTGTTTCATGATCAGTG CCTCTGTGGAGCTGACGAGGGACTTCTGTGAACAGCTGGACGGCTTGGTGGGCCCTCAGCTCACTTTGCTGGCATCTGACATATGTGAACAGTTCACAGTTAACCGCAGGATATCAGG GCCAGAGAAGGAGCCTCAGTTTAAGTTCATCTACTTCAACCACATGAACCTGGCGGAGAAGAGCACCATCCACATGAGGAAGACTGCCAGTGTTTGCCTCACCTCGGTCCACCCTGACCTCATGAAGATCCTGGGAGACATCAACTGTGACTTCGCCAG GGTCGATGAGGATGAGGAAATCATCGTAAAGGCTATGACAGACTACTGGGTAGTCGGCAAGAAGTCAGACCAGAGAGAACTGTATGTGATCCTGAATCAGAAGAACGCCAACCTGATCGAAGTAAACG AGGAGGTTAAGAGGCTTTGTGCAACGCAGTTCAACAACATTTTCTTCTTGGACTGA
- the dlgap5 gene encoding disks large-associated protein 5 isoform X1, giving the protein MDSKFAHLRQRDTSVSMLRVKMSRRRSQSQKENRERTVNTRRQLAELPELEMSSLDASVAVANMSTIQEKTMNNAKSAKNVAGEERLKQLERWKERKTLEKEKEKREKERKGVFKTGMYHPKDDLIIASLPAVPGASTRAKETKVNTAPSQSTRITRSMRQQQQQQVQRPLKMQDSNTAAKKAQPAVERSTRSRVAPVKLAPAPAISKTKVCAVEPVVRALPTRSANRPPVTAAPVVKDKPKDVRTTTRSRAFVNQVAPPSDRERNCKATVNNTVEPFVPMESISEPEMHEPEEEPRPPSPAPCSEEEDMVVEEDMVVDQAAADSIPAVDPAKAPSSFAPRGFIFQAPTGLSSFKFEPLTPRSADAFLTPSPSFSIPEIPAFNAEPQAEPSEPSPAKSPRRSPPHTSQTMAPLAPGSPLESKHDVPYFRLEIVNETDRLTTLCVDWEPKVEDESIPEEMRDRMRTAVGQARLLMKERFKQFSGLVDDCDLGRGEKITTCTDLQGFWDMVYYQVEDVQKKFDALKEAESRGWAEEHKPPPRQRKVAKKPPSAAPAKPTGTKAAAAKSRLAAVKAAMKAKQQAAEAEKAAKDAGNEEDNHSLNSQEPQAELQPPVVFDGGFFQVESPARRSGSVRRSGRVSAAALPQASPCSNYLTPRRVTRRSLALAQTPLHPAASPAQPIHTPSHLRLSLNRTPAQAPKSQHGTPQSCRNRKDAVNVSLCFSPVEEVLSDDVSMQEDAASVPELSTPVHSLPSICVVEEQEEPAVDLPLSPRLSLSPCKTTSPASEAPEPSSSLSFTLSPYMTPSQPPISSPAVQGLVDAQESVCDTPDSSAVEENPALDFERYFQPSQRCSLSLRETVAVETLSPMAVDGEMESPRGQSEDLLTQQEAAHPAVSSVFTLQSPQVQTAESAMLLFTPDLKDRIRQSVCPSDLMVFTPPF; this is encoded by the exons ATGGATTCTAAATTTGCTCACCTGCGCCAGCGGGACACCAGTGTGTCAATGCTGAGGGTAAAGATGTCCCGTAGGAGGTCTCAGTCCCAGAAGGAGAACCGAGAACGGACCGTGAACACACGCAGGCAGCTGGCCGAGCTCCCGGAGCTGGAAATGTCTTCTCTGGATGCCTCCGTAGCGGTGGCCAACATGTCAACCATTCAGGAGAAGACAATGAACAATGCAAAATCTGCTAAAA ATGTGGCTGGAGAAGAGAGGTTGAAACAGCTGGAGCGCTGGAAAGAGCGTAAGACTCttgagaaggagaaagaaaagagagaaaaggagcgCAAAGGGGTATTTAAGACGGGCATGTATCATCCAAAGGACGACCTTATCATTGCCTCTCTGCCCGCGGTCCCAGGTGCCTCAACCAGAGCCAAGGAG aCAAAAGTGAACACAGCTCCATCCCAGAGTACCAGAATCACTCGTTCAatgagacagcagcagcagcagcaagtgcAGAGG CCTCTGAAGATGCAGGATTCAAATACTGCGGCAAAGAAAG CTCAACCTGCCGTGGAAAGATCAACCAGGAGCCGGGTCGCTCCAGTCAAGCTTGCACCTGCGCCAGCTATTTCCAAGACCAAAGTTTGTGCAG TGGAGCCTGTCGTACGAGCTTTGCCGACCAGATCAGCCAACAGGCCTCCTGTTACAGCAGCTCCTGTGGTGAAAGACAAACCTAAGG ATGTAAGAACCACAACAAGGAGCAGAGCGTTCGTCAACCAAGTGGCCCCCCCTTCTGACCGAGAAAGGAACTGTAAAG CAACTGTCAACAACACTGTCGAGCCTTTTGTGCCCATGGAGAGCATTTCT GAGCCCGAGATGCACGAGCCAGAGGAAGAACCTCGTCCCCCCAGCCCAGCACCCTGCTCTGAGGAGGAAGACATGGTGGTGGAGGAAGACATGGTGGTGGACCAAGCGGCGGCTGACTCTATCCCCGCTGTAGATCCCGCCAAAGCGCCATCCTCTTTCGCTCCACGTGGATTTATCTTCCAGGCTCCCACTGGCTTGTCGTCCTTCAAGTTCGAGCCTCTCACTCCTCGCTCAGCAGACGCCTTCCTCACACCGAG CCCCAGCTTCAGCATTCCAGAGATCCCCGCTTTCAACGCTGAGCCTCAGGCTGAGCCAAGCGAACCCTCTCCTGCTAAATCTCCTCGCCGCTCTCCTCCACACACCTCTCAAACGATGGCCCCTCTTGCTCCAGGCAGCCCCCTGGAATCAAAGCATGACGTACCATACTTCAG ATTGGAAATTGTCAATGAGACGGACAGACTGACGACTCTGTGTGTCGACTGGGAGCCTAAAGTGGAAGATGAGTCCATCCCAGAAGAGA TGAGAGACCGCATGCGTACCGCAGTAGGCCAAGCGAGGCTGTTGATGAAAGAGCGCTTCAAACAGTTCAGCGGCCTGGTGGACGACTGCGATCTGGGCCGAGGGGAGAAGATCACCACCTGTACTGACCTGCAGGGATTCTGGGACATGGTGTATTACCAG GTAGAGGATGTCCAAAAGAAGTTCGACGCTCTTAAAGAAGCAGAGAGCCGAGGCTGGGCGGAGGAGCACAAGCCACCGCCGCGGCAGAGGAAAGTAGCGAAG AAACCACCATCAGCTGCACCCGCCAAGCCAACAGGAactaaagcagcagcagccaagTCTCGCCTGGCTGCAGTGAAAGCGGCCATGAAAGCCAAACAGCAGGCAGCCGAGGCGGAGAAAGCAGCAAAAGACGCTGGTAACGAAGAGGACAACCACAGCCTGAACTCTCAGGAACCACAAGCAGAGCTCCAACCGCCGGTGGTCTTTGACGGCGGCTTCTTCCAGGTGGAGAGCCCAGCCAGACGATCGG GATCAGTGAGGAGATCCGGCCGTGTGAGTGCTGCCGCGCTGCCTCAGGCCTCTCCCTGCTCCAACTACCTCACACCTAGAAGAGTCACCCGGCGATCCCTCGCGCTGGCACAGACTCCCCTCCACCCCGCCGCCTCTCCTGCGCAGCCCATCCACACTCCTTCCCACCTCCGTCTTTCCCTCAACCGAACCCCAGCACAAGCACCAAAGTCTCAACACGGCACTCCTCAGTCATGCCGCAACAGAAAGGACGCCGTAAACGTCTCCCTTTGTTTCTCACCCGTCGAGGAAGTGCTCTCAGATGACGTCTCCATGCAGGAAGACGCCGCTTCTGTTCCTGAATTGAGCACGCCTGTACATTCACTTCCGTCCATTTGTGTAGTCGAGGAGCAAGAGGAACCAGCGGTtgacctccctctctctccaagACTTTCCCTCTCTCCATGCAAAACAACTTCACCAGCCTCCGAGGCCCCTGAGCCCTCATCATCCCTGAGTTTCACGCTGTCACCCTACATGACTCCCAGTCAGCCTCCCATCTCCTCACCTGCTGTGCAGGGCCTTGTTGATGCCCAAGAGTCTGTGTGTGATACACCAGACAGCTCAGCTGTCGAG GAAAATCCTGCGTTGGATTTTGAGCGTTACTTCCAGCCTTCACAGAGATGCAGCCTGTCACTGCGGGAGACGGTTGCCGTAGAGACGCTGTCCCCCATGGCggtggatggagagatggagagtcCCAGAGGTCAATCAGAGGACCTGCTTACTCAGCAGGAAGCAG CACATCCAGCGGTGTCTTCGGTGTTTACTCTTCAGTCACCACAG GTCCAGACAGCCGAGTCGGCGATGCTTCTCTTCACCCCGGACCTGAAGGACCGGATACGCCAGTCTGTCTGCCCGAGTGACCTCATGGTCTTCACCCCTCCCTTCTAA
- the dlgap5 gene encoding disks large-associated protein 5 isoform X2 yields MDSKFAHLRQRDTSVSMLRVKMSRRRSQSQKENRERTVNTRRQLAELPELEMSSLDASVAVANMSTIQEKTMNNAKSAKNVAGEERLKQLERWKERKTLEKEKEKREKERKGVFKTGMYHPKDDLIIASLPAVPGASTRAKETKVNTAPSQSTRITRSMRQQQQQQVQRPLKMQDSNTAAKKAQPAVERSTRSRVAPVKLAPAPAISKTKVCAVEPVVRALPTRSANRPPVTAAPVVKDKPKDVRTTTRSRAFVNQVAPPSDRERNCKATVNNTVEPFVPMESISEPEMHEPEEEPRPPSPAPCSEEEDMVVEEDMVVDQAAADSIPAVDPAKAPSSFAPRGFIFQAPTGLSSFKFEPLTPRSADAFLTPSPSFSIPEIPAFNAEPQAEPSEPSPAKSPRRSPPHTSQTMAPLAPGSPLESKHDVPYFRLEIVNETDRLTTLCVDWEPKVEDESIPEEMRDRMRTAVGQARLLMKERFKQFSGLVDDCDLGRGEKITTCTDLQGFWDMVYYQVEDVQKKFDALKEAESRGWAEEHKPPPRQRKVAKKPPSAAPAKPTGTKAAAAKSRLAAVKAAMKAKQQAAEAEKAAKDAGNEEDNHSLNSQEPQAELQPPVVFDGGFFQVESPARRSGSVRRSGRVSAAALPQASPCSNYLTPRRVTRRSLALAQTPLHPAASPAQPIHTPSHLRLSLNRTPAQAPKSQHGTPQSCRNRKDAVNVSLCFSPVEEVLSDDVSMQEDAASVPELSTPVHSLPSICVVEEQEEPAVDLPLSPRLSLSPCKTTSPASEAPEPSSSLSFTLSPYMTPSQPPISSPAVQGLVDAQESVCDTPDSSAVEENPALDFERYFQPSQRCSLSLRETVAVETLSPMAVDGEMESPRGQSEDLLTQQEAGPDSRVGDASLHPGPEGPDTPVCLPE; encoded by the exons ATGGATTCTAAATTTGCTCACCTGCGCCAGCGGGACACCAGTGTGTCAATGCTGAGGGTAAAGATGTCCCGTAGGAGGTCTCAGTCCCAGAAGGAGAACCGAGAACGGACCGTGAACACACGCAGGCAGCTGGCCGAGCTCCCGGAGCTGGAAATGTCTTCTCTGGATGCCTCCGTAGCGGTGGCCAACATGTCAACCATTCAGGAGAAGACAATGAACAATGCAAAATCTGCTAAAA ATGTGGCTGGAGAAGAGAGGTTGAAACAGCTGGAGCGCTGGAAAGAGCGTAAGACTCttgagaaggagaaagaaaagagagaaaaggagcgCAAAGGGGTATTTAAGACGGGCATGTATCATCCAAAGGACGACCTTATCATTGCCTCTCTGCCCGCGGTCCCAGGTGCCTCAACCAGAGCCAAGGAG aCAAAAGTGAACACAGCTCCATCCCAGAGTACCAGAATCACTCGTTCAatgagacagcagcagcagcagcaagtgcAGAGG CCTCTGAAGATGCAGGATTCAAATACTGCGGCAAAGAAAG CTCAACCTGCCGTGGAAAGATCAACCAGGAGCCGGGTCGCTCCAGTCAAGCTTGCACCTGCGCCAGCTATTTCCAAGACCAAAGTTTGTGCAG TGGAGCCTGTCGTACGAGCTTTGCCGACCAGATCAGCCAACAGGCCTCCTGTTACAGCAGCTCCTGTGGTGAAAGACAAACCTAAGG ATGTAAGAACCACAACAAGGAGCAGAGCGTTCGTCAACCAAGTGGCCCCCCCTTCTGACCGAGAAAGGAACTGTAAAG CAACTGTCAACAACACTGTCGAGCCTTTTGTGCCCATGGAGAGCATTTCT GAGCCCGAGATGCACGAGCCAGAGGAAGAACCTCGTCCCCCCAGCCCAGCACCCTGCTCTGAGGAGGAAGACATGGTGGTGGAGGAAGACATGGTGGTGGACCAAGCGGCGGCTGACTCTATCCCCGCTGTAGATCCCGCCAAAGCGCCATCCTCTTTCGCTCCACGTGGATTTATCTTCCAGGCTCCCACTGGCTTGTCGTCCTTCAAGTTCGAGCCTCTCACTCCTCGCTCAGCAGACGCCTTCCTCACACCGAG CCCCAGCTTCAGCATTCCAGAGATCCCCGCTTTCAACGCTGAGCCTCAGGCTGAGCCAAGCGAACCCTCTCCTGCTAAATCTCCTCGCCGCTCTCCTCCACACACCTCTCAAACGATGGCCCCTCTTGCTCCAGGCAGCCCCCTGGAATCAAAGCATGACGTACCATACTTCAG ATTGGAAATTGTCAATGAGACGGACAGACTGACGACTCTGTGTGTCGACTGGGAGCCTAAAGTGGAAGATGAGTCCATCCCAGAAGAGA TGAGAGACCGCATGCGTACCGCAGTAGGCCAAGCGAGGCTGTTGATGAAAGAGCGCTTCAAACAGTTCAGCGGCCTGGTGGACGACTGCGATCTGGGCCGAGGGGAGAAGATCACCACCTGTACTGACCTGCAGGGATTCTGGGACATGGTGTATTACCAG GTAGAGGATGTCCAAAAGAAGTTCGACGCTCTTAAAGAAGCAGAGAGCCGAGGCTGGGCGGAGGAGCACAAGCCACCGCCGCGGCAGAGGAAAGTAGCGAAG AAACCACCATCAGCTGCACCCGCCAAGCCAACAGGAactaaagcagcagcagccaagTCTCGCCTGGCTGCAGTGAAAGCGGCCATGAAAGCCAAACAGCAGGCAGCCGAGGCGGAGAAAGCAGCAAAAGACGCTGGTAACGAAGAGGACAACCACAGCCTGAACTCTCAGGAACCACAAGCAGAGCTCCAACCGCCGGTGGTCTTTGACGGCGGCTTCTTCCAGGTGGAGAGCCCAGCCAGACGATCGG GATCAGTGAGGAGATCCGGCCGTGTGAGTGCTGCCGCGCTGCCTCAGGCCTCTCCCTGCTCCAACTACCTCACACCTAGAAGAGTCACCCGGCGATCCCTCGCGCTGGCACAGACTCCCCTCCACCCCGCCGCCTCTCCTGCGCAGCCCATCCACACTCCTTCCCACCTCCGTCTTTCCCTCAACCGAACCCCAGCACAAGCACCAAAGTCTCAACACGGCACTCCTCAGTCATGCCGCAACAGAAAGGACGCCGTAAACGTCTCCCTTTGTTTCTCACCCGTCGAGGAAGTGCTCTCAGATGACGTCTCCATGCAGGAAGACGCCGCTTCTGTTCCTGAATTGAGCACGCCTGTACATTCACTTCCGTCCATTTGTGTAGTCGAGGAGCAAGAGGAACCAGCGGTtgacctccctctctctccaagACTTTCCCTCTCTCCATGCAAAACAACTTCACCAGCCTCCGAGGCCCCTGAGCCCTCATCATCCCTGAGTTTCACGCTGTCACCCTACATGACTCCCAGTCAGCCTCCCATCTCCTCACCTGCTGTGCAGGGCCTTGTTGATGCCCAAGAGTCTGTGTGTGATACACCAGACAGCTCAGCTGTCGAG GAAAATCCTGCGTTGGATTTTGAGCGTTACTTCCAGCCTTCACAGAGATGCAGCCTGTCACTGCGGGAGACGGTTGCCGTAGAGACGCTGTCCCCCATGGCggtggatggagagatggagagtcCCAGAGGTCAATCAGAGGACCTGCTTACTCAGCAGGAAGCAG GTCCAGACAGCCGAGTCGGCGATGCTTCTCTTCACCCCGGACCTGAAGGACCGGATACGCCAGTCTGTCTGCCCGAGTGA